One window of the Spirochaetaceae bacterium genome contains the following:
- a CDS encoding ATP-dependent Clp protease proteolytic subunit has protein sequence MEESKEDKGDSLNNKLMKTRSVLLFGEVNKVLGEKIIKQLLILDKDGSEPITVYIDSPGGDIDAGFAIFDTLRFINSPISCVVMGLAASMGAMILLAAGPDKRFGFPNSRYLIHQPLISGTLKGVATEIEIHANEMQKYRHKINEIIAKECNKELTQVEKDTDRDHWFSAEEAINYGLISRIINHKKEL, from the coding sequence ATGGAAGAAAGCAAAGAAGACAAAGGTGATAGCCTAAATAATAAATTAATGAAAACCCGCTCGGTATTACTATTTGGCGAAGTTAATAAGGTATTAGGCGAAAAAATTATTAAACAATTATTAATTTTAGATAAAGACGGCAGCGAGCCTATTACCGTTTATATTGATAGCCCGGGCGGTGATATTGATGCCGGGTTTGCTATCTTTGATACCTTACGGTTTATTAACTCGCCCATCAGCTGCGTAGTTATGGGCTTAGCGGCCAGTATGGGTGCGATGATATTGCTGGCTGCCGGCCCCGATAAAAGGTTTGGCTTTCCTAATAGCCGTTATTTAATTCATCAGCCTTTAATTAGCGGCACTCTTAAAGGGGTAGCTACCGAAATTGAAATTCATGCCAACGAAATGCAAAAATACCGTCATAAAATTAACGAAATTATCGCTAAAGAATGTAACAAAGAGCTAACACAGGTAGAAAAAGATACCGACCGCGACCATTGGTTTAGTGCCGAAGAGGCCATTAACTATGGGCTAATCAGCCGTATAATTAATCACAAAAAGGAGTTATAA
- a CDS encoding phosphoribosyltransferase: MDKLYYSYNQLHKTLQNLADKIKTSGESFDCIVAIASGGLIPARILKNYLNLPIYVVNVSYYDQNDVHSDTSTVIQWLANQEISGKKILLVDEIDDTRTTLAYCADKLLQDKPAKLAVAVMHNKQVTKKASLPSGVTYFVGEEIPGKWVVYPWEETDIDEHDKHIN, translated from the coding sequence ATGGATAAACTTTATTATAGTTACAATCAATTACACAAAACTTTGCAAAATTTAGCCGACAAAATCAAGACCAGCGGCGAAAGTTTTGACTGTATCGTGGCTATTGCTTCGGGCGGGTTAATTCCGGCGCGTATTTTAAAAAACTATCTTAACTTACCTATTTATGTAGTTAATGTAAGTTACTACGACCAAAACGATGTGCACAGCGATACATCTACCGTTATTCAATGGTTAGCCAATCAAGAGATTAGCGGTAAAAAAATTTTACTGGTAGATGAAATTGACGACACGCGTACTACCTTAGCCTATTGTGCCGATAAATTGCTGCAAGATAAACCGGCAAAGTTAGCCGTTGCCGTTATGCACAATAAACAAGTAACTAAAAAAGCCAGCTTACCGAGTGGTGTAACTTACTTTGTAGGAGAAGAAATACCCGGTAAGTGGGTAGTTTACCCGTGGGA